Within the Rosa rugosa chromosome 2, drRosRugo1.1, whole genome shotgun sequence genome, the region aacaaaatggggtaGCTGAAAGGAAAAATAGAACTCTATTAAACATGGTaagaagtatgatgtgtactTCTGGATTGCCAAAAATGCTTTGGGGAGAAGCTTTAAGAACTGCAAATTACCTTTGCAACAGATCCCCAAGCAAAGCTGTAGATAAAACACCATTGGTGCGGTAGGCAACCAAGTTTACACCATTGTCATGTTTGGGGATGTAAAGCTGAAGcaaggatttataatccaaattTAGGAAAGCTTGATCCAAAGTCTGTAACTTGTCATTTTATTGGCTACTGTGAAACGTCTAAAGGCTATAAACTTTATTCACCTTATCATTCACCCAGAGTTTTTGAAACTCATCAAGTTAAATTTTTAGGTGAAAGTGTCTGCAATACAAATTTTGAGGACTTGTCCTCagattttgaagaaattgtaGAAAATGTGGATAATATAGCAGTATTGCCAAGCATTCAAAATAATTTATTAAACTCAGGATTGGCTCAAAGTCAAAATCTAGTTGAAGGTCAAAATGTTGTAGAtgaaaatttagaggctaatgATCATGATTCTGAAATGGCTGAATTAGACTTAGGGCAGGGGCAAGAGCAAGTGACTCAAACTGAACCTCAACTCGAACCTCAGCCACAACCTGAACCTCAACCTCAACCTGAGCCACAACAAAATCAAGTTGTGCAACCTCGAAGATCACAGAGAGTGAGGAAACCAAGGTTTGGAGGGGAGGATGACATTTATGAGGTATACCTAAATGAAGTTGAGTCTGCATTGTCAGATGACAATGATCCCACTAGCTAGTTTTAAACAAGCCACTGGAAGTAGAGATTCTGATGCTTGGACTGAAGCAATGATTGCAGAGCTTGAGTCTATGTACAAGAATGGAGCTTGGGAGCTAGTGAAGCCAAAAGAAAATCATAAACCGATTGGCTGTAAATGGGTTTTTAAAAACAAGAGAGATGCCAGTGGAAACATAGAAAGACATAAAGCTAGACTAGTTGCTAAAGGTTTCACACAGAAGGAAGGGATAGATTTTACAGAAACCTTCTCACCTGTTTCAACTAAAGATTCATTTAGAATCATAATGGCTCTAGTAGCTCACTATGACATGGAATTACATCAGATGGATGTAAAAACAACCTTCTTAAATGGAGAGCTGGAGGAAGAGATCTTCATGGCACAGCCTGAAGGTTTCATTgaaccaagaaaagaaaatatggtctgtaAGCTTAAGAAATCTATTTATGGACTCAAACAAGCTAGTAGGCAGTGGTATAAGAAATTCGACTCAGTGGTTTCATCGTTTGGATTTTCTAAAAATCTTGTCGATGAATGTGTTTATCTTAAAGTTGTTGGAAATAATTTTATCTTTCTTATCCTGTATGTAGATGACATTCTCCTTGCTAGCAGTAATGTGAAATTTCTTAAAGATACTAAAGCCTTCTTGTCAAGtaattttgacatgaaggacCTAGGAGAAGCATTATATGTGCTAGGAATTGAGATTAAGAGAGATAGAAAGCAGGGATTGTTGGGATTATCTcaacaaaattatatttcaaaaattctgaaaatatttggAATGGAAACCTGTGCTAATGGTGAAGTTCCAATGTCTAAGGGAGATAAACTAACAAAAAATCAGTGTCCTAAAACTGATATTGAGAAAACTGAAATGGAGTCAATACCATATGCTAGGCTAGTAGGGAGTttgatgtatgcacaagtctgtacaaggccagacttgtcttttgcagttggAATGCTATCCAGGTTTCAGTCAAATCCTGGACATGAGCATTGGACAGCTGGTAAGAAGGTTCTAAGGTACCTGCAAAGGACCAAAGACCATATGCTTGTGTATAAACGTGTGAAAAAGCTTGAATTAGTTGGTTTTACTGATTCTGACTTTGCTGGGAATTATCCTACATCTATGAAGTCAACCTGTGGCTATGTTTATTTGCTAGCAGGTGGTGCAGTAGCTtggaaaacaatgaaacaatGATTGATAGCTGCTTCCACCATGCAGGCAGAGGTGATAGCTATATATGAAGGAGTGTGTGAGGGATTGTGgatcagaaattttattttggaGACTAAAGTGTTGAGTGATCTTATAACTGGAAGTTTGAAggtgttttgtgataatgagGCTGTTGTGTTCTTCAGTAAGAATAGCAAAAGGTCAAATAACTCTAAGCATATAGACCTGAAGTTTTACAGTATCAGGAAAAGAGTTAAAGATGGTGAAGTTGAAATCTCGGACATCAAGACTGGTGATCAGCTTGCTGATCCATTTACtaaggcattgtcagtagcagctTTTAAAGAGCATTCCAAGAATATGAGAATTCTGTCGAGTTTTGAAGATGCTTAAGTTCAGTGGGAGCAAAATGTTTTGAGAAAATTATTTTTcagtttagttttgtttttgctCGGTTCTTGATTTTCTGTTTTGAGTTATGTAACAGGAAACATTGTACTTCATGTTTTGACTTAATAAAATGAGGTATTTTCAGTTGATGTTTTGACAGCCTTATTTATTCAATTTGGTAAATTTATGGTTGTTGTATTTTATCAGTTCAGTTCAAGTGGATTgttatatatgcatatattcagTAAAAAGCAAACACTGATCCACTGTGTGTAAAGAAATTGTGTTTGCATTGTGATTTTGATATTCAAAATACTTAGGTTGGACTGTTATCAAATAACAACTGCAGTTTGATATATAATGTTATTTGATTGCATCACATTAAGTTGAATTCATGTGAAGTGCAGAAACTGTTGCTTTGTGGTCTGGAACGAGTATGCTCATTTGAACATGCCTATTTCTTGATTCTGCAATGGTTATGCATTTTGACAGAATTGAATGGATTTAAGGTACACCTACATCTCAGTGAACACTTCAGCtatttctggaaaattttctTGATTCAGTTTGTATAGACAATGAtggtccaagtgggagaatgttagAATAAAAGTGGACCTATGATCATCTATATTCAGTTTACAAATTGGATTGGGATTTTGTCCATAAATAGGAGTTGTATGTTAAGTACAAAACCTAGGAACCTATTGAGTTAATTATATCAGCTCAtaggttaggaatccattagtTGGATTACATTGTAATTCGACTTAGTGTTgcattaggttttctagttgtTGGTGACTTGGTTTCTAAGAAAcacctttatgggaggattcttaggatcataaccaatatatataggAAGTGTTGGTCCCTGCTCTCTCTGTTAAAAAAGCATCAAGTCCTGCCCCATAGAAGGAGCTTAAATTCAGAGCTGAGGAGAAGATCAACTTGTGTTCGTCGTCAAGATCGTTTAGTGCTTCTGCAATGACTCCCAACACCGAAGAAGGTTAGCTCATAAACTTGTATTTTGGTTCATGTGGCATTGGTTAATATTCAGTGTGTTTATGTTCTTGTGAGTTGGTCATGGGATTGTTTTGCTCATTCAGTCTAACAGTCTAGGGACAAAACATAGCTTAAACTCCGTACTTGCAGCTAGTAGAGACTTGAGGTCTGTGATCAAGGCACTCAAAGGAGAGAGGTCCACAACTATTGAGCTTATAGCCTGCACTGCAAACAAACATTCACTCTCCACGACAGCCCTGACACATGATTGTGTTGAATGAGTATGATTTAGTTTTTCTTACTTAGGGTGAAGTATTTAGAGTTTTTTAAGTATTGGTTTTCTTAATTTGCAGGATTAGGAAGCCATTAGAGAGGTTGAGGCCGCCCTCACGGACTTAGCCCCTATCAAACTTCTTTATTGTTTGCCTGAAGGCGGGGGGCTCTAAGATTTGAAAATTTTAGCTACATTGGGTTGAGCCAGTTTGAAGGGAGCTTTCTTTGTTAGTCTTTTTTGTTTAGGAGAGTTTGTATGAGCAACTTTTATGCCTTATACTCTTATCTACTGTTATCAGTTGGTCCTAGATGTAGATAGTTGCACACTGGAAAACAATGGTCCTACAAGTTCTCCTTTATATGTGCTATGCGCCTATGAAATTCTAGCTAAGCTCCCAATCTCTCTGTATACTTACTGTCCGCCATAGTGTTGAAAGAGAAAAACCTGAAACAAGATTCTCTTACTCCGGTATATCTCATCATTTCATGATCTGAGTTCTTCTATTTCGATTTTTaagtataatttttttattttttttattctcaaTTCTCAAACATGTCCGGTGATTATCGTAATAGTTTGATGGGGTTTCCTTAATAATTACGATCGAGTCATTCATACGTACAACCATGTATATGCTGGTTTCCTAGACAGATTACTACTGTGATTTAATTCAAAGATACTCCAATTTGCAAGTTCTAAGAGCAGCGGTTGGGATTGGGTATTTAGGATTAGAAAGTATGTTAAGAGCTTGCAATCCTCGAACACTCTACAGTCTACACTCTAAAGCACAATAATAATTGCACTTTGAAGAGACTCTTTGGAAGAGGTGGTGTTTCCCTGCAGGTGACGGTTTTTCTCCATAGGAAATGATTTCTTCCCTGCACAAGAAGCCTTAGTTTTCAAATTGGAGCTCGAAATATCTGTAGGTTTGATGAGACTATCTCTAGGTTTGGTGAGACTTCCAATATAGCAGCCCCTCTCCTCCTTTGTTGAAGACTCAACCGAAGCAGACATGGCATTAGGCCTGGCATTTAAACCCGTAACCCGCAAACCTACACGATACCCGCACGCTAAAAACCCGCATAAACCCACCCGTTTATTAATCCGGGCTAAAAAAAGCCCGCACTCAAAAAACCCGCAAATTAACGGGTTTTGCGTGCTAAacccgttggaacccgttaactCAAAATCCTTCCCAAAAACCCATTTCTAGCAAACTTTTaggattttttaatttttttaaatttgattTACTCTCAAACTTTATCTTATTCTAGCAAGCATTACCAAACGAGGCATTAATTGTAAAAATACGCGATGCTATGGTCTACTCCCGCGTGTTTGTGTATGTAGATCTTCAACTTTGAATTAGTAATCTTCTTGGAGGACTGCTTTATATATAGCACCTTATGACTATGGCTTCAGATCTAATAGACTAATACTACTTTGACTATGACAAATAGTTATTGCAGAGCCAATAGTTATCTTTTGAATGTTGGAATCTCCATTTTCTGTTTGAATGATAATTAATTGTATATTCTTGTTTCGTTCTTATAGGCAACTTAATTGTCTTTCAATGTCAAAAAAGCTACTTGCAGTGCCTTGTGATATAGTAATGTTGTTgtcaaaaaaattatatacataaGTTTTAACTGGTTCTAGTTGCTTTgataaaaagtaaaacaaaaaaatgtttACGGgtcttaacgggttccaacggatAACCTGCAAACCCACCGGATTTAGCCCGCGAAGCCCGTTAAGCTAACGGGTTCTTATCGGGTCGGCCCGTTAAGAACCCGCACGTTGCCAGGCCTACATGGCATGCATAGGAGTAACCGGTCCTTCAAGATTTTCTTCCAATCCAGGCAACCAAGTTTTGGCTCCACTCCAGCCAGCGCTCGTCCACTTGTAGGTAGTGACCCAAAGACGATCCCACCTTGTGCACCCACTTCAAGTTGGTGAAAGCCGACGGGAGGCCATGGATCTGAACCCAAACCGGATGGAGATGAACCAACACCGCTATGATGTCAACCACACCATCATAATCGGCCATCATCACCATTGCCATGCAATAGAACCAACTACCCTTTGGAAAGTATAGCTGCTTGTCATCTGGGTCAGTAAAGTGACCATTGAGTTTCACAGATCATGAGGAAATGAGGAAGAAGGCTTGGAAACCCCTGGAAGCCAAGGTTTCAAAACGCTAGTTTCCTTTGTGACCTGTATTTTGAGATTGCATGCACAATTGAATTGCCCACACCAAGACCTAAGTTTCTATTTCGTAGTTTGAAGTTTTCATTTTCTAGGAAATTGGCCCTCATTTgagactagttttttttttttttttttttcttatttcctCTCTGTGAGAAGAATGAGGCTGGATGCTGATGCTGAATTTGCCTTTGATCAGCATAATGACTTGTACACAACGGACAATTTTAAGACTTATACAAGCAAATCCAGGTGGTATTGGATGGAACTAGGGGGAGCTGAGCGAACTACATTTTTGGCAACTGCATTGGAAGTGATACAACTCAGGTAACTGAAGCATTTTTTATAGTATTGTGTTCCCAGAAATTGCATGAAAAGCATCATGATTCCAATAGTTTCTTCCACTTGTATATCATCATAAGCCTTATGTGATCCAAAATTACATTGAATTTTTCCTACCAAGGGTGATTGTATGTAACAAAGTTAGGGATGACAAGATATACAACCTGAATCAACATATACATTACAGTATAGAAAAATCAAAACAGGAACAAATATACAttcatataaaaagtcaaaagtgAACAGCAACATGTGAGGTTCTATATGATTGAAACCTACCAGAGTTATTCGAACTAAAATGTTCATTCGATCTTTTCTAGTACTTCCAACCTGGTTTTTCTCTTCCAACCTTTCATTGTGGCAACAAGATTGATCAACCCAACAATTTGATTTTTTGTATACTCCTGCAAAGGAAAGTATATATTGCATACTTAGTACGTAAGATAATTAGTATCCAAAGCTTGCCAGAAAATATCTATAGCAATGAAAATTCTTACAGGGTGTGCGCGTGCCCAGTGCACATATTCAGTTTCAGGAAGATAGTATGCCTGATCAAGAGTAGAAGATAACAGTTAGTAATCATTATGTTGGAGCtcaagatttttctttttctttttgtttttataacaATGGATTTAATTCCTATCAAACAAGTCAGCATATTTCCTATTCTGACCCACTTATTTGTTATCTCCATTATTTAGTCATTACCAACATCAACAGCATTGTTAACTACACACTATGCTTGAGCTTTACCTTAATGAAGCCCTCAACTATTTGCAAATGAGGCTTAACATTCATGGAGACGAAATGTTGTAGCCCATTGATCAAAACCTGACAAGGATAAAGGAGTGTCATAttatactaagttgcacatggGGGAGGTCTTTAGTGAAGGAAAATTGAAATGTAATAGTCCTGTCAAATGTTATAAGGAACCTGAAGATCCAATGACATGAGAGCCCTCCCTTCATCGGTACACCTCTTGACACGTGATAGACCTTCTACAAGAGTATGGGCAACAATTTCCAGTCCATAATCTAAGAGGCGATCTTGAAcctaaaaatacaaaaattataattgAGATTTAATCcatcatatttttatttttaaaatatacCTACATTACATCTTATAATGAAAGCCTCAACCGAACCTAGTGATTGCATGAGATACCAAATTTTAGATTCGGGGTAGTTGCATCATGTCATAAGCGCAAAACATTATACAGAATGTAAGAGACACAATGTAAAACCGAACAACTTATTTACCTCTTTACTTCCTGGAAAAAATGGAACTCTAGATGGAGAAACAGAATAACAACACAATCATAATTCACACTTCTACTTCTGGCAGCACCACAATTATCATAAAAGTCAACCCATTAATTGTCTAAATCCCATTCCTCACCCCTCTTCACCCCCGAGAAATAAGTACATATCTACACTCATCTTTTATTTTTCGGGAAAAATGGAACTCCAAGAGCATAACAGAATAACTACAGAATCATATTCCACACTTCACACTTCTTGCAGAATATCAGTCATCATAAGAGGCATCCCTGTGACCATCTAAACCCTATTCCTCATCCCTCCCCCACCCCCACCCCCCAAAAATTAGATATCTACACAGACAACACAATAAACTACAGTTATTAGGATATATCACTTTGCATAAGACTCATCTCATTAACCACGAAACCCCATTCCTCAGCCCTCCCCCACAGCCCCACCCCACCCTCACCCCCACAAAAAAATACCCGAACAAAGAATACACTATGAACTGCATGTATTGATATATAACAGCTAATAATAGTAGGCCAAGGAAAAAGTGGTTGTGATAGTGCTAGGAAATTAACTGATTTATTACCTCCTTGCGGATTCCCCCATGAGCAAGCCTTGTTTTGTAGTGCTTAAATTCTCCCAACAACAAATCAACATACCTAATAAAGCAACAACTCATGTCAGAAGACTTGAAACCTGTCATATGTACATGAGAAAGAACACTGAGGGCATAGGCCAGGCATTTCAGCAGAATATACCAAATTTTTCAAATATTGCAGCATATAGAAGGACAAGGCCAATATGgcaaggaaaaagaaatgatGTATTCACACTGCAATAAGACAAATTATACTTGGTGAAAATTTTTATGGGACTTGGGTATCTGTGGCAGCAGCTCTTCAGAAACATACAAGCTGATCCAGAAGAGCCACAAGCCTAATTTATTGCAATTTTGTGCTCGATCAAATACTTACAGAACAGACCACTATTTCCAAACATACAATCCTACTTTAAGATACAAATAGATCATCTCTGATGCTGATCCAAGAATGGAATCACatacataaataaaaaatcccAATGCTACAAGAACGCAAAGGGTGACGTTCAAAAACAATAAAGACCATTGTTGAAAGGAACTTACCCATTATGTTCTAGTCCAAGTTCTTTGACTTCCCATTTTGCATTGGCAATCCGATCAACATACCTGCAAAGAGTGTTGGCCACAAAAGATTTAGTAGAAAATCACATAGACCAGCCCAGAATGTGTAAAGCCAGATAAGTCTCAGTTGCACACATTTAGGTGGTATTAAATATATAAAGTAGTTAGCCAAATATTGTAATTTTACACAGAAATATTTAAACTGCTAGCTGAACTTTTCTTCACCAAAGTAATTACAAGTAGATACTATAGTCAAATAGACGAGGAAAATTATAGACTAGAGACCAGAGGAAAACGAGAAATTTATAATAACAGAACATATTTCCAATAATTTCCAAAAAAGGACTGCCTATGTGCACAACAAAACAACCCAACCCAGCAATGGATTTTCTGGTCTTACCCGTTAATATGGAGGAGCAATCTTGCAGTTGTCCTATGAATTTGCTCTATAAGATCTGGTACAGCATCCacctaggaaaaaaaaaacatatcacCATCATCTGAATTATAGGAGTTTCTTTAAACAATCTATATAATTAACAGATTGTCAAACACTTCACTCCTGTAGAAGGAAACATGCATGGACTCATACAGATGATGTGGTGCAGaaacttaagaaaaaaaaagaacaaaacaaaatataaaagaaaaagaaatagataGAAGCAATATAGAAAGAGTATAAGAGTACAATATCAGACTTTATGTTTAGTACCAAATGTTTCTATCAACCGGTTCTGCAGCATTGTACTGAACCTCCATTTTTCCATAAACTTCATATCCTAATTTAGGTGCTTCAAGTGTCCATATCAGCAGTGCTGAGGAAGTGTTCAATATGCTTTTGTATATAAATCTTTGGTCTTTTACATTGGGAAGTATCTATGAAGCAACAGTCTTTCAATTTAAAAAACAACTCCATCACAGATAATTACACATGCAAACATATTGTTAGTCAGATCCTCATTGAATCATCAACTGCAGAAAGTTAAACCAAGACAATATCATATCATCTTTCTGCAATTACTAAGCCACCATGACAGATTATGAGGAACTCCTACAGAGAATAACAAATGAACCTACCAAATTCACATAGAAATCTTCAACTACAGCAGCATTTTTCTGAAAAAGCATTGTCTGGAGATGAGCCTTGGATCTATGCAATATTCGAGcaacgagagagagagtatCAGCACCTGCACATCTTTCCTGCAATGTAAGGGCCGTTTAGCTCAAGGCAGATTTAGATTGAATATGGCAGTCCTAACTATGGAATTGCAAAATCCAAAAAAAGGAAAGTTATGTTTTACTTTTCAAATAAGCAACAATATAATATCCAAACTAAAGACCACCCgatttcttttcattaaaaataaagtagaaaaaaggaaagaaagaaagagaagagtcCGACTGAACAATTTGCTTGATAGAATTGTGACTGATACACCACACAACCAATTTATGTTCCTCAGAACATGGTAAACTGGCAATATGTATTCTAGAAAAGTAGAATGAAAACTTTTTGTGAATGTAAATACTAAGTCCTAAATGCAAACTGGCAACTGTGATGAACAGCCCATTTCATGTTCTCTAGACCATGTCAAATTGGCaatcaaaattaaacaaaaaaaaaaaggcggaCAGCaagttccttttctttttttttctttttttttttttttagagagagagagaactctGAAATTTTATTAACAAAGACATGAACAGAAGATGGTAGACAACAAGTCCACTTTCAAAGAACAAGAGCAAAGAAAAGCTCTACTAGGCACAGATAACATGACCAACAAGAAAACACAAACCTCCAAGAGAACATCACTTCATCAACTCACTGCAGCTTTGCAATCTAATAATATTTAAAAACTACAGTGAAATGTGGACTACAAGATTTTGATCATAGGAATCGTAATATGCAAGATTCTGATCTTAGGGATCATGATAGACGAAAATTAAGGCACATAAAACCAAAGAATTTGGAATGAAGGATTAAAAGTTGTTTCCTGCAACTAATAGAGGACTGAAAAGAACATCAGACATTGATGAATACCTTGAGACCAAAAGATGTTCCAGGTGTGCTACCAAAATTTGTACTGGAAGGACTCATAAGTGTGATATCTGCATGTGTAAATGGTGAATTCAAAGATGTGGGGGAAGATGATGAGGGCTTCATCCACTGGTCACAATTTTGTTGTATTCTGGACAATGCTGTCTTCAGGCGATCTGTGCAGAATAATATCATGGGATTTTCAAGTGTGCATCATTATGTGAAAATAGCTGAAATCTAGACATCTTAATGCTTTGACTAAAAAATAGTCGTAATGCTTGAGCAGAAGAAgagaaattaaaatttaaaataaaaaataataaagaagaaATGACGAGTAACGAAACAGACAACAATTGAATAAAGAATACATtaattttttggtctgaaaataaataaataaataaagaataaagAATACATAACAAGTAAAATAGGGAATCACTTACAATTAATCGGGTCAGATGAGCCTTTTCCACCAGAGTTGCTATTTTGCTGAGCAAATGTTTCAAATACAAAATGAAAGAATACCTCAAACAACTGGCATATCCCCTGCAACAATATACTGAATCAGGAAAAATAGAATCATCATAGGTTTTTATCAATACGGATAAGTACAACAGATTGAAGGTAGATACAAGGTAAAAGGTACCTTGAAGAACTCCACATTGACTATATCTAATTTCTGCATTAGCCTGGCATATTTATCCATTGACCTGATGTggaaaagaaattatatatatatatatatatatatatatatatatatataaatatatatatatatatatatatcataaaatCAATCAGGATTTTATATCTgggaaataaaatttaaaaaaaaaacttgctaCAGTAAATAACACTTCACCTTAGAAGGCAAATAGAAGATCCCGTTTGTGCTATTAGCTCTCCAGCATTCCAGTGTGAAGATTGGCTTCTCGGGTGTTTCGGTTTTGAAATTCGACTGGGGAGTTGACTATCCTCATCAATAAAGTCTGCAAGAAGGTCCTCATTTTCGTCTTCCGAAACAGAATTAGCACCATTCGAATGATTGGCATCACTCTTTCGTGGAGAGACCTTGTCACTTTCATTAAAATTTCCATCAAATTCACCAGAAGTTGTACCATTCCCTTTGGGACCTTCTTTGGAAGAGTGTGGCAGTTTTAACGCAAAAGGGTTTCCATTTTTGATCCAAATAGAAAAACCACTCTTCTTGACACCAGTATCAACCAATCTAGCAGACTTATCAGAAAGTAGCACCCTGGACTTACTATTAGATGGAACAATTAAAGGTGCtccatcaccaacaagcccagGAAAGGTAATTTCTTGTACCGTATCAGGTGGCATGATTAACCAAAGTTCTTTTTCCAGGACCATTTTGAGCGcctgaaaataaaattaaaacaaaaataatcaatttatttaattttgctTATTGGTGGATCTTGCTCTGTTGTACAGAGTATATGTTTGAGTTTTGTCTAACATAATATCAACATATGTGCCATAGAAAGGGGGAAGCTGCTCAACAAAATCCCTCAAAGAGGTTGAGGCAGGGGCAGGCAATCTACAGCTAATGTATGCCAGCTCAACATAATATACGCTAATGTTATATGCTGATTTGCAAACTCAACTCAACTTTGTATAACATATTATCAACCTAATAGATGCCATACAAAGTGCCAGTCTACTGTAGCCACAACTCTGAATTGCAAAGTCATAAGTGCatcaaaaaaatatttataaaaaaaaaaaaaaaaacaacgacATTTTCATGACCATTAACCATCCATTCTATCAATAActaaat harbors:
- the LOC133729858 gene encoding uncharacterized protein LOC133729858 isoform X3 — protein: MKRCYLYHYGFNVGLLRTCTVLLLQGFDPVRHILEHIPSDENELAYFERQAALKLAQLDRVSEHLSRNVMEHHEVMVKGMHLVRELEKDLKVANVICMNGRRHLTSSRNEVSRDLIVNSYSKKKRALLDMVPVLTELRHALEMQSELESLVEEGNYCRAFQVLSEYLQLLDSFSELSAVQEMSRGVEVWLGQTLQKLDSLLLGVCQKFNEEGYITVVDAYALIGDISGLAEKIQSFFMQEVLSETHSILKTIVQEDQEVDMQNSRLTYSDLCRQIPEPKFRQCLLNTLAILFKLMRSYHEIMAFQLDDKDSAEKTSSIEPEESDISQIPGGVQNISTSFSPAKANGSLSECVDVMAGSSSMEESHTNSSTKPTGNTTSVCTTSHDLVDEARMDGSAASTSGSPWYQLRKDATAFVSQTLQRGRKNLWHLTTTRVSVLLSSASVSSASIHQFLKNYEDLSAFILAGEAFCGIEAADFRQKLKAVCESYFLAFHRQNIYALKMVLEKELWLIMPPDTVQEITFPGLVGDGAPLIVPSNSKSRVLLSDKSARLVDTGVKKSGFSIWIKNGNPFALKLPHSSKEGPKGNGTTSGEFDGNFNESDKVSPRKSDANHSNGANSVSEDENEDLLADFIDEDSQLPSRISKPKHPRSQSSHWNAGELIAQTGSSICLLRSMDKYARLMQKLDIVNVEFFKGICQLFEVFFHFVFETFAQQNSNSGGKGSSDPINYRLKTALSRIQQNCDQWMKPSSSSPTSLNSPFTHADITLMSPSSTNFGSTPGTSFGLKERCAGADTLSLVARILHRSKAHLQTMLFQKNAAVVEDFYVNLVDAVPDLIEQIHRTTARLLLHINGYVDRIANAKWEVKELGLEHNGYVDLLLGEFKHYKTRLAHGGIRKEVQDRLLDYGLEIVAHTLVEGLSRVKRCTDEGRALMSLDLQVLINGLQHFVSMNVKPHLQIVEGFIKAYYLPETEYVHWARAHPEYTKNQIVGLINLVATMKGWKRKTRLEVLEKIE
- the LOC133729858 gene encoding uncharacterized protein LOC133729858 isoform X4 codes for the protein MVSMWDCLGLGFDPVRHILEHIPSDENELAYFERQAALKLAQLDRVSEHLSRNVMEHHEVMVKGMHLVRELEKDLKVANVICMNGRRHLTSSRNEVSRDLIVNSYSKKKRALLDMVPVLTELRHALEMQSELESLVEEGNYCRAFQVLSEYLQLLDSFSELSAVQEMSRGVEVWLGQTLQKLDSLLLGVCQKFNEEGYITVVDAYALIGDISGLAEKIQSFFMQEVLSETHSILKTIVQEDQEVDMQNSRLTYSDLCRQIPEPKFRQCLLNTLAILFKLMRSYHEIMAFQLDDKDSAEKTSSIEPEESDISQIPGGVQNISTSFSPAKANGSLSECVDVMAGSSSMEESHTNSSTKPTGNTTSVCTTSHDLVDEARMDGSAASTSGSPWYQLRKDATAFVSQTLQRGRKNLWHLTTTRVSVLLSSASVSSASIHQFLKNYEDLSAFILAGEAFCGIEAADFRQKLKAVCESYFLAFHRQNIYALKMVLEKELWLIMPPDTVQEITFPGLVGDGAPLIVPSNSKSRVLLSDKSARLVDTGVKKSGFSIWIKNGNPFALKLPHSSKEGPKGNGTTSGEFDGNFNESDKVSPRKSDANHSNGANSVSEDENEDLLADFIDEDSQLPSRISKPKHPRSQSSHWNAGELIAQTGSSICLLRSMDKYARLMQKLDIVNVEFFKGICQLFEVFFHFVFETFAQQNSNSGGKGSSDPINYRLKTALSRIQQNCDQWMKPSSSSPTSLNSPFTHADITLMSPSSTNFGSTPGTSFGLKERCAGADTLSLVARILHRSKAHLQTMLFQKNAAVVEDFYVNLVDAVPDLIEQIHRTTARLLLHINGYVDRIANAKWEVKELGLEHNGYVDLLLGEFKHYKTRLAHGGIRKEVQDRLLDYGLEIVAHTLVEGLSRVKRCTDEGRALMSLDLQVLINGLQHFVSMNVKPHLQIVEGFIKAYYLPETEYVHWARAHPEYTKNQIVGLINLVATMKGWKRKTRLEVLEKIE
- the LOC133729858 gene encoding uncharacterized protein LOC133729858 isoform X5; protein product: MHLVRELEKDLKVANVICMNGRRHLTSSRNEVSRDLIVNSYSKKKRALLDMVPVLTELRHALEMQSELESLVEEGNYCRAFQVLSEYLQLLDSFSELSAVQEMSRGVEVWLGQTLQKLDSLLLGVCQKFNEEGYITVVDAYALIGDISGLAEKIQSFFMQEVLSETHSILKTIVQEDQEVDMQNSRLTYSDLCRQIPEPKFRQCLLNTLAILFKLMRSYHEIMAFQLDDKDSAEKTSSIEPEESDISQIPGGVQNISTSFSPAKANGSLSECVDVMAGSSSMEESHTNSSTKPTGNTTSVCTTSHDLVDEARMDGSAASTSGSPWYQLRKDATAFVSQTLQRGRKNLWHLTTTRVSVLLSSASVSSASIHQFLKNYEDLSAFILAGEAFCGIEAADFRQKLKAVCESYFLAFHRQNIYALKMVLEKELWLIMPPDTVQEITFPGLVGDGAPLIVPSNSKSRVLLSDKSARLVDTGVKKSGFSIWIKNGNPFALKLPHSSKEGPKGNGTTSGEFDGNFNESDKVSPRKSDANHSNGANSVSEDENEDLLADFIDEDSQLPSRISKPKHPRSQSSHWNAGELIAQTGSSICLLRSMDKYARLMQKLDIVNVEFFKGICQLFEVFFHFVFETFAQQNSNSGGKGSSDPINYRLKTALSRIQQNCDQWMKPSSSSPTSLNSPFTHADITLMSPSSTNFGSTPGTSFGLKERCAGADTLSLVARILHRSKAHLQTMLFQKNAAVVEDFYVNLVDAVPDLIEQIHRTTARLLLHINGYVDRIANAKWEVKELGLEHNGYVDLLLGEFKHYKTRLAHGGIRKEVQDRLLDYGLEIVAHTLVEGLSRVKRCTDEGRALMSLDLQVLINGLQHFVSMNVKPHLQIVEGFIKAYYLPETEYVHWARAHPEYTKNQIVGLINLVATMKGWKRKTRLEVLEKIE